A single Prochlorococcus marinus XMU1410 DNA region contains:
- the psaM gene encoding photosystem I reaction center subunit XII produces the protein MEPTQTINLIALSLIVVMHAGVLALRLGISLGRN, from the coding sequence ATGGAGCCAACTCAAACAATAAACCTTATTGCATTAAGTCTCATAGTTGTTATGCATGCAGGAGTTTTAGCATTAAGACTAGGAATTAGTTTAGGTAGAAACTAA